In Aequorivita sp. H23M31, a single window of DNA contains:
- the nusA gene encoding transcription termination factor NusA: MENLALIDSFSEFKDDKQIDRVTLMAILEEVFRNALKKKYGSDDNFDIIVNPDKGDLEIWRNRVVVADGEVEDPNEEISLSAAQKIEPDFEIGEDVSEEVKLIDLGRRSILALRQNLISKIHEHDNTIIYKQFKDLEGEIYTAEVHHIRHRAVILLDDDGNEVILPKEKQIPSDFFRKGDNVRGIIESVDLKGNKPTIIMSRANPIFLEKLFEQEIPEVFDGLITVKKVVRIPGEKAKVAVDSYDDRIDPVGACVGMKGSRIHGIVRELGNENIDVINYTSNINLYISRALSPAKVTSIKINEDTKRAEVILRPEEVSKAIGRGGHNIRLAGQLTGYEIDVLREGAEEDVELSEFSDEIEGWVIEEFHKIGLDTAKSVLEHDINDLVKRTDLEEETIRDVINILKEEFEE, from the coding sequence ATGGAAAATTTAGCACTAATCGATTCTTTTTCAGAGTTTAAGGATGATAAGCAAATTGACAGAGTAACGCTCATGGCGATACTCGAAGAGGTTTTCAGAAATGCCCTGAAAAAGAAATATGGAAGTGACGATAACTTTGATATTATAGTCAACCCAGACAAGGGCGATCTTGAGATATGGAGAAATCGTGTGGTAGTTGCAGATGGAGAGGTAGAAGATCCAAATGAGGAGATTTCTCTAAGTGCGGCTCAAAAAATTGAACCCGATTTTGAGATTGGTGAGGACGTTTCGGAAGAAGTGAAACTTATTGATCTTGGCCGTCGTTCTATTTTGGCACTTCGTCAAAACCTTATTTCAAAAATACACGAACACGACAATACGATAATCTATAAGCAATTTAAAGACCTTGAAGGCGAAATTTATACTGCCGAAGTACATCATATCCGTCACCGTGCAGTAATTTTGCTGGATGATGATGGAAATGAGGTAATCCTTCCAAAGGAAAAACAAATCCCTTCCGATTTTTTCAGAAAAGGTGATAACGTTCGTGGTATTATTGAGAGTGTGGACTTAAAAGGAAACAAGCCTACCATTATTATGTCCCGTGCAAATCCAATTTTCCTTGAAAAGTTGTTTGAACAGGAAATTCCCGAAGTTTTCGACGGTTTGATTACAGTTAAGAAAGTTGTTCGAATTCCTGGCGAAAAAGCTAAAGTTGCGGTTGATTCCTATGATGATCGTATTGATCCTGTAGGAGCATGCGTGGGAATGAAAGGTTCCCGAATCCACGGAATCGTCCGTGAACTTGGCAATGAGAATATTGATGTTATCAATTACACAAGTAATATTAACCTATATATTTCACGGGCATTGAGTCCGGCTAAAGTTACCTCTATTAAGATTAATGAGGATACAAAACGCGCCGAGGTTATTTTGCGCCCCGAAGAGGTGAGTAAGGCTATCGGTCGCGGAGGACACAATATTCGCCTGGCAGGACAACTAACAGGTTACGAAATAGATGTGCTTCGCGAAGGAGCAGAGGAAGATGTGGAATTGAGCGAGTTCTCTGACGAAATTGAAGGATGGGTTATTGAAGAATTTCATAAAATTGGTCTCGACACCGCCAAAAGTGTGTTGGAACATGACATCAACGATTTGGTAAAACGAACCGATTTGGAAGAAGAAACCATTCGTGATGTGATTAATATATTAAAAGAAGAATTTGAAGAGTAG
- a CDS encoding TraR/DksA family transcriptional regulator gives MTETEKSRYSDAELEEFREIIKDKIKKATEQLELIESSYKNDSNNGTDDTSPTFKAFDEGSQVMSKEANSQLAIRQEKFIRDLKNALVRIENKTYGICRVTGKLINKERLKLVPHATLSIEAKNMQK, from the coding sequence ATGACAGAAACAGAAAAATCCCGATATTCAGATGCTGAGCTAGAAGAATTCAGAGAGATAATAAAGGATAAAATTAAAAAAGCGACAGAACAATTGGAGCTGATTGAGAGTTCTTATAAAAATGACAGCAACAACGGCACGGACGATACTTCACCAACCTTTAAGGCATTTGACGAAGGAAGCCAGGTAATGAGCAAGGAAGCCAATTCCCAATTGGCTATCCGTCAGGAAAAATTTATCCGCGACCTTAAAAATGCTTTGGTGCGCATTGAGAACAAAACCTATGGTATTTGCAGAGTAACAGGAAAGCTTATCAATAAAGAGAGATTAAAGCTAGTACCTCACGCCACTTTGAGTATCGAAGCAAAAAACATGCAGAAGTAA
- a CDS encoding universal stress protein: protein MKRILVPTDFSEQAENALKIAAKIAKTYGGELYIIHSMEMPLHLATSSDTGSLPDSLFYVKLAERRFSELRDKEYLQGITVHETIGRNEIYEDIEDACKKNKINLIVMGSNGASGFKEMFVGSNTEKVVRTSDTPVLVIKNNDPEFDIKDFVFASDFSKSGRAAFKKSQKFARKIGAKTHLLFVNTPANFKTSTQAYKQMNDFIKGMDLADHTLNIHNDTSVEKGILNFTNHINAQLIGMGTHGRKGISHFFNGSISEDLVNHAKMPIITFKI from the coding sequence ATGAAAAGAATATTAGTGCCTACAGATTTTTCAGAACAAGCAGAGAATGCCTTAAAGATTGCCGCTAAAATTGCCAAAACTTATGGCGGCGAGCTTTATATCATTCATTCCATGGAAATGCCATTACACCTTGCAACTTCAAGTGATACCGGCAGTCTTCCCGACTCCCTTTTTTATGTGAAATTAGCCGAAAGACGGTTTAGCGAGTTAAGAGACAAGGAATATTTACAGGGTATTACCGTACACGAAACTATAGGTAGAAATGAAATTTATGAGGATATCGAGGATGCCTGTAAAAAAAATAAAATTAATCTCATTGTAATGGGATCTAATGGAGCTAGTGGCTTTAAGGAAATGTTTGTGGGTAGCAATACAGAGAAGGTAGTGCGAACCTCGGATACTCCGGTGTTGGTAATTAAGAACAACGATCCCGAATTTGACATTAAAGATTTTGTATTTGCTTCTGATTTCTCAAAATCCGGGCGTGCAGCTTTTAAGAAAAGTCAAAAATTTGCCCGAAAAATCGGTGCCAAAACGCATCTATTATTTGTTAATACTCCGGCCAATTTTAAAACTTCTACCCAAGCCTATAAACAGATGAACGATTTTATAAAAGGAATGGACCTTGCTGATCATACCCTTAATATTCATAATGACACCTCGGTAGAAAAAGGTATCCTCAATTTTACCAACCATATTAATGCTCAATTAATTGGAATGGGAACGCATGGCAGAAAGGGAATTTCACACTTCTTTAATGGCAGCATCAGCGAAGATCTGGTAAACCACGCCAAAATGCCGATCATTACATTTAAGATATGA
- the rimP gene encoding ribosome assembly cofactor RimP, which translates to MMREKVEELLENALEKNKSLFLIDLNISAENQIRVILDGDNGVTVEDCVEVSREIEHNLDREEFDFSLEVMSAGVSEPLTLPRQYIKNIGRSLKIKTKTGEKLEGELIAANDENCTLTWTEREPKPVGNGKVTVQKEALLPYKDIMEAKVMITF; encoded by the coding sequence TTGATGCGTGAAAAAGTAGAAGAACTCCTAGAGAACGCACTGGAAAAAAACAAATCCCTGTTTTTGATCGATTTGAACATTTCAGCAGAAAACCAAATACGTGTAATCCTGGACGGTGACAATGGTGTCACAGTTGAGGACTGTGTTGAGGTAAGTCGCGAAATTGAACACAATCTGGATCGTGAGGAATTTGATTTTTCCCTTGAAGTTATGTCGGCCGGTGTTTCCGAGCCTTTGACGCTACCAAGACAATACATAAAGAACATAGGAAGAAGCCTAAAAATTAAAACCAAAACCGGTGAAAAACTCGAAGGGGAATTGATTGCCGCCAATGACGAAAACTGCACCTTAACATGGACGGAGAGGGAACCCAAGCCAGTTGGCAATGGTAAAGTAACCGTCCAAAAAGAGGCCTTGTTGCCTTATAAAGATATTATGGAAGCAAAAGTGATGATAACATTTTAA